From one Lycium ferocissimum isolate CSIRO_LF1 chromosome 7, AGI_CSIRO_Lferr_CH_V1, whole genome shotgun sequence genomic stretch:
- the LOC132064018 gene encoding cell division protein FtsY homolog, chloroplastic, which produces MASILSSRLPHLPSNKPVFPPSNSGSTTLLHFTSKTRFDQSRFKCSAGQTGFFTKLGRLLKEKAKSDVEKLFSGFSKTRDNLAVIDELLLYWNLSDTDRVLDELEEALLVADFGPKITIKIVESLREDIYAGKIKSGSEIKSVLKRSILDLLTSKALKTELRLGFRKPAVIMIVGVNGGGKTTSLGKLANRLKKRGAKILLAAGDTFRAAARDQLEIWAERTGCEIVVAEKEKAKASSVLLQAVKKGKEEGYDIVLCDTSGRLHTNYSLMEELVACKKVVSKVVNGAPNEILLVLDGTTGLNMLPQAREFNEVVGVTGLILTKLDGSARGGCVVSVVDELGIPVKFVGVGEGVDDLQPFDAEEFVNAIFP; this is translated from the exons ATGGCTTCAATTTTATCTTCTCGTCTCCCACATCTTCCCTCTAACAAACCGGTTTTCCCACCTTCAAACTCCGGTTCGACTACTCTCCTTCACTTCACTTCCAAAACCCGGTTCGACCAGTCCCGGTTCAAATGCTCAGCTGGTCAAACCGGGTTCTTTACGAAGCTAGGTCGTTTGCTGAAAGAGAAAGCAAAGAGTGATGTGGAGAAACTGTTCTCAGGATTCTCAAAAACAAGAGATAATTTAGCAGTGATTGATGAACTCCTTCTTTACTGGAATCTTTCTGATACTGACCGTGTTCTTGATGAACTTGAAGAG GCTCTGTTGGTCGCTGATTTTGGGCCAAAGATTACCATAAAGATTGTGGAGAGCTTGCGGGAGGATATATATGCGGGGAAAATCAAATCAGGAAGTGAGATAAAA AGTGTTCTAAAGAGGAGTATCTTGGATCTATTGACTAGTAAGGCACTTAAAACAGAACTCCGTCTGGGCTTCAG GAAACCAGCTGTGATCATGATTGTGGGTGTCAATGGAGGTGGGAAGACAACATCTCTTG GAAAATTGGCGAATAGATTGAAGAAAAGAGGGGCTAAG ATACTATTAGCAGCTGGTGATACATTTAGAGCAGCTGCTAGAGATCAGTTAGAAATTTGGGCTGAAAGAACTGGTTGTGAGATTGTTGTTGCTGAAAAAGAGAAAGCTAAGGCATCGTCAG TTCTTTTACAGGCTgttaaaaagggaaaggaagAGGGTTACGATATTGTTTTATGCGACACATCTGGCC GTTTGCATACCAACTATAGCTTGATGGAGGAATTGGTGGCATGCAAGAAAGTTGTCAGTAAAGTTGTTAATGGTGCACCTAAT GAAATCTTGCTTGTACTGGATGGAACTACTGGTTTAAATATGCTTCCTCAAGCGAGAGAGTTTAACGAG GTTGTTGGCGTCACTGGCTTAATATTGACTAAACTTGATGGTTCTGCTCGAGGTGGCTGTGTG GTCAGTGTGGTTGATGAGCTTGGCATTCCTGTAAAGTTTGTAGGTGTTGGGGAAGGTGTAGATGATCTCCAACCGTTCGATGCTGAGGAATTTGTTAATGCTATCTTCCCATGA
- the LOC132064022 gene encoding uncharacterized protein LOC132064022 isoform X2 translates to MGEESSKPKSSYTKDTIISKELSEEAATLVDSLFTRVRLDGANFLTQYDAKDSFSELTRGCLKNLYNSMHGGAVGAVAEKVSIACARTVVGKDKELFLGELGMSYISAAPSNAEVRVDGSVIRSGRNLTVVAVEFRLKDSGKLVYTSNATFYHMPVASL, encoded by the exons ATGGGGGAAGAGAGTTCAAAACCCAAGAGTTCGTACACCAAAGACACAATCATCTCCAAAGAATTATCTGAGGAAGCAGCTACTTTGGTGGATAGTCTCTTTACCCGTGTACGACTGGATGGGGCCAACTTTCTAACCCAATATGATGCTAAGGACTCCTTCTCTGAACTTACACGCGGCTGCCTCAAG AATCTTTATAATAGCATGCATGGCGGAGCAGTTGGAGCTGTCGCAGAGAAGGTGTCAATTGCCTGTGCCAGAACTGTAGTGGGAAAGGATAAGGAACTCTTTCTTGGAGAATTGGGAATGTCATATATCTCTGCTGCTCCAAGCAAT GCAGAGGTGAGAGTAGATGGGTCTGTCATTCGGAGCGGAAGGAACCTAACTGTAGTTGCAGTTGAATTTCGTCTCAAGGACTCAGGGAAATTGGTCTACACCTCTAATGCGACATTCTATCATATGCCCGTCGCAAGTTTATAA
- the LOC132064022 gene encoding uncharacterized protein LOC132064022 isoform X1: MGEESSKPKSSYTKDTIISKELSEEAATLVDSLFTRVRLDGANFLTQYDAKDSFSELTRGCLKVHTIHPGKVSCFLSVKPALSNLYNSMHGGAVGAVAEKVSIACARTVVGKDKELFLGELGMSYISAAPSNAEVRVDGSVIRSGRNLTVVAVEFRLKDSGKLVYTSNATFYHMPVASL, translated from the exons ATGGGGGAAGAGAGTTCAAAACCCAAGAGTTCGTACACCAAAGACACAATCATCTCCAAAGAATTATCTGAGGAAGCAGCTACTTTGGTGGATAGTCTCTTTACCCGTGTACGACTGGATGGGGCCAACTTTCTAACCCAATATGATGCTAAGGACTCCTTCTCTGAACTTACACGCGGCTGCCTCAAGGTCCACACCATCCACCCTGGCAAAGTCTCCTGCTTTTTGTCTGTCAAACCTGCTCTCTCG AATCTTTATAATAGCATGCATGGCGGAGCAGTTGGAGCTGTCGCAGAGAAGGTGTCAATTGCCTGTGCCAGAACTGTAGTGGGAAAGGATAAGGAACTCTTTCTTGGAGAATTGGGAATGTCATATATCTCTGCTGCTCCAAGCAAT GCAGAGGTGAGAGTAGATGGGTCTGTCATTCGGAGCGGAAGGAACCTAACTGTAGTTGCAGTTGAATTTCGTCTCAAGGACTCAGGGAAATTGGTCTACACCTCTAATGCGACATTCTATCATATGCCCGTCGCAAGTTTATAA
- the LOC132064021 gene encoding uncharacterized protein LOC132064021, with translation MGEESSKPKSSYTKDTIISPELSEETATLVDLLFTSVRLQGAKFPPQYDAKDSFSELTRGCLKVHSIHPGKVSCILSVKPAISNVYRSMHGGAVGAVAERVSIACARTVVAKDKELFLGELGMSYISAAPRNAEVIVDGSVIRSGRNLTVVAVEFRLKDSGKLVYTSNATFYHMPVASL, from the exons ATGGGGGAAGAGAGTTCAAAACCCAAGAGTTCCTACACCAAAGACACAATCATCTCCCCAGAATTATCTGAGGAAACAGCTACTTTGGTGGATCTTCTCTTTACCAGTGTGCGACTCCAAGGGGCCAAGTTTCCACCCCAATATGATGCTAAGGACTCCTTCTCTGAACTTACTCGCGGTTGCCTCAAGGTCCACAGTATCCATCCTGGCAAAGTCTCCTGCATTCTATCTGTCAAACCTGCTATCTCG AATGTTTATCGTAGCATGCATGGAGGAGCAGTTGGAGCTGTCGCAGAGAGGGTGTCAATTGCCTGTGCCAGAACTGTTGTGGCAAAGGATAAGGAACTCTTTCTTGGAGAATTGGGAATGTCATATATCTCTGCTGCTCCAAGGAAT GCAGAGGTGATAGTAGATGGGTCTGTCATTCGGAGTGGAAGGAACCTAACTGTAGTTGCAGTTGAATTTCGTCTCAAGGACTCGGGGAAATTGGTTTACACCTCTAATGCGACATTCTATCATATGCCCGTCGCAAGTTTATGA
- the LOC132064019 gene encoding uncharacterized protein LOC132064019 isoform X1: MGENSSAPTLLESKNTIISKDLSPDSISKLNGFLKSMGVFNLTFPSQYDTKDSFSELTRGFLKVQHIHRGKISCIVSVKPPIMNFYGSLHGGAIGALAARVATGCARTIVGKEKELFLGELSISYLSGAPRNVERPDNSQYQGLAMFRNFIKIWKSSAMLLEQRLFCFWCLKNICVNKVVYLSAK; encoded by the exons ATGGGGGAAAATAGCTCAGCCCCAACTCTTCTAGAGAGCAAAAACACCATCATCTCCAAAGATTTGTCTCCAGATTCTATTTCTAAGCTCAATGGATTCCTCAAAAGCATGGGGGTATtcaaccttacctttccttcacagTATGACACTAAGGACTCTTTCTCTGAACTCACCCGTGGCTTCCTCAAAGTCCAACACATCCACCGTGGCAAGATTTCTTGTATTGTCTCTGTCAAACCTCCTATCATG AATTTCTATGGTTCACTGCATGGAGGAGCGATTGGAGCTCTAGCAGCAAGGGTGGCAACTGGCTGTGCCCGAACTATTGTGGGAAAGGAGAAGGAGCTCTTTCTTGGAGAATTGAGCATATCTTATCTCTCTGGTGCTCCTCGAAAT GTGGAAAGACCAGATAACTCACAATATCAAGGGCTGGCAATGTTTCGCAATTTTATCAAAATCTGGAAGAGTTCAGCTATGTTGCTGGAGCAAAGATTATTCTGTTTCTGGTGCTTAAAAAACATTTGTGTAAATAAAGTTGTCTACCTTTCTGCCAAATAG
- the LOC132064019 gene encoding uncharacterized protein LOC132064019 isoform X2, with the protein MGENSSAPTLLESKNTIISKDLSPDSISKLNGFLKSMGVFNLTFPSQYDTKDSFSELTRGFLKVQHIHRGKISCIVSVKPPIMNFYGSLHGGAIGALAARVATGCARTIVGKEKELFLGELSISYLSGAPRNAEVIVNASVIRSGRNLTVVALDFRVKDSEKLSYIAHATFYHMPVASL; encoded by the exons ATGGGGGAAAATAGCTCAGCCCCAACTCTTCTAGAGAGCAAAAACACCATCATCTCCAAAGATTTGTCTCCAGATTCTATTTCTAAGCTCAATGGATTCCTCAAAAGCATGGGGGTATtcaaccttacctttccttcacagTATGACACTAAGGACTCTTTCTCTGAACTCACCCGTGGCTTCCTCAAAGTCCAACACATCCACCGTGGCAAGATTTCTTGTATTGTCTCTGTCAAACCTCCTATCATG AATTTCTATGGTTCACTGCATGGAGGAGCGATTGGAGCTCTAGCAGCAAGGGTGGCAACTGGCTGTGCCCGAACTATTGTGGGAAAGGAGAAGGAGCTCTTTCTTGGAGAATTGAGCATATCTTATCTCTCTGGTGCTCCTCGAAAT GCAGAAGTAATAGTTAATGCATCCGTTATTAGGAGTGGAAGAAACCTGACTGTAGTTGCACTGGATTTTAGAGTAAAAGATTCTGAGAAACTGAGTTACATCGCTCATGCAACATTTTATCACATGCCTGTAGCAAGTTTATGA
- the LOC132064019 gene encoding uncharacterized protein LOC132064019 isoform X3 codes for MGENSSAPTLLESKNTIISKDLSPDSISKLNGFLKSMGVFNLTFPSQYDTKDSFSELTRGFLKVQHIHRGKISCIVSVKPPIMNFYGSLHGGAIGALAARVATGCARTIVGKEKELFLGELSISYLSGAPRNGY; via the exons ATGGGGGAAAATAGCTCAGCCCCAACTCTTCTAGAGAGCAAAAACACCATCATCTCCAAAGATTTGTCTCCAGATTCTATTTCTAAGCTCAATGGATTCCTCAAAAGCATGGGGGTATtcaaccttacctttccttcacagTATGACACTAAGGACTCTTTCTCTGAACTCACCCGTGGCTTCCTCAAAGTCCAACACATCCACCGTGGCAAGATTTCTTGTATTGTCTCTGTCAAACCTCCTATCATG AATTTCTATGGTTCACTGCATGGAGGAGCGATTGGAGCTCTAGCAGCAAGGGTGGCAACTGGCTGTGCCCGAACTATTGTGGGAAAGGAGAAGGAGCTCTTTCTTGGAGAATTGAGCATATCTTATCTCTCTGGTGCTCCTCGAAAT GGGTACTGA
- the LOC132062061 gene encoding putative late blight resistance protein homolog R1B-17 produces MVVTATAATTTTTVMMVAASVMMVVTATTGIKVVLVFPAGRLFANARPHINCTMKKLDESCDLKDEKMEQRHGDILMFKGELVEEHLKLLIKNFGDVLQFQKALGSSQKEEIKLVQEKLEFLKNFLFFVSKLIVEHEKLQAVVDHIGVVADIATTYVSFPCLGNTSDKDMTNGVLFDLIIQTIKPNKPEVTKAYVLPLKGLDLNEVLESQARTFVKDHFETLHKELRFILTFLISPPEQPTMVGKLDDVSAVIEATVIDADSIVHRFQKKEMNENSAKESELAVIGLLKKVESIKPKSGEIYLNLPTKSIFPEIGVLGFINSLFENVQQLLDSKIDSIALVKHQLETLLQELEFFKSFLKDAAYLHEDDEMNTMFVKTQIFDKKTSALRDHESPSVFASEENSSLFDEELVGFEDEAQTIVAKLIKGPAELDIISIVGMPALEKQRLPRKCSMMKVFLSTSRRMDEEQQLAHELKKRLQRRRYLIVTDDMWKTDVWDDFKMCFPDNNNGSRIIMTTRFNEVALYAKQCNKCQGLPLFIILVAGILGNMEVKPNCRIEDKANSWKRVTDSLSSKLVSDREHNWMDLLELSYKHLPHHLKSCFLYFGAFLEDQEIPVSKLIMLWISEGFVQKAESKKQEDIAEEYLMNLISRNLVMVAKRRSIGGVKSCRVHDLLHKFCLEKAEEESLLHVTTSLKNKFLPFPIVIITVLILMILVLQRLQYYMSNAGCNQFPVLDFLNQLESLKVLYDGTILSPCKFSFPSNLKKLTLSKFRLPWSEICALENLEVLKLAFKAFEGDQWDVNDG; encoded by the exons ATGGTGGTGACCGCCACCGctgccaccaccaccaccactgtGATGATGGTGGCCGCCTCCGTGATGATGGTGGTGACCGCCACCACCGGCATCAAG GTTGTCCTTGTTTTTCCTGCTGGAAGACTTTTTGCTAATGCACGACCCCATATAAATtgtacaatgaagaaattggaCGAATCTTGTGATCTAAAAGATGAGAAGATGGAACAAAGACATGGTGATATATTGATGTTCAAGGG TGAACTTGTGGAGGAGCACCTTAAGCTTCTCATTAAGAATTTTGGTGATGTACTACAATTTCAAAAGGCTTTGGGTTCTTCccaaaaggaagaaattaaACTTGTTCAAGAAAAGCTCGAGTTTCTCAAGAATTTCCTATTCTTCGTAAGTAAGTTGATAGTTGAGCATGAGAAATTGCAAGCTGTGGTGGATCATATAGGAGTTGTGGCTGATATAGCAACAACTTATGTGTCTTTCCCTTGTTTGGGCAACACATCTGATAAAGACATGACTAATGGTGTGTTATTTGATCTGATAATTCAGACCATCAAGCCCAATAAGCCAGAGGTCACAAAGGCCTATGTTCTACCTTTGAAAGGTTTG GATCTCAACGAGGTGCTTGAATCTCAGGCAAGAACTTTTGTGAAGGATCACTTTGAAACACTTCACAAAGAGCTCAGATTCATCCTGACTTTCCTTATTTCTCCACCAGAGCAGCCAACAATGGTGGGAAAATTAGATGATGTCTCAGCAGTCATCGAAGCTACAGTAATAGATGCAGACTCTATCGTCCATCGCTTtcagaaaaaagaaatgaatgaaaactctgCCAAAGAATCGGAACTTGCAGTCATTGGTTTGTTAAAAAAGGTAGAATCCATAAAGCCAAAGTCTGGAGAGATTTATCTCAACCtgccaacaaaatcaatatTCCCAGAGATTGGTGTGTTGGGGTTCATAAATTCTTTGTTTGAGAATGTGCAACAGCTTTTGGACTCAAAAATTGATTCAATTGCTCTTGTGAAACATCAATTGGAGACTCTGTTGCAGGAGCTTGAGTTCTTCAAATCATTTCTCAAGGATGCTGCGTATCTACATGAGGATGATGAGATGAAC ACTATGTTTGTTAAGACACAAATCTTTGATAAGAAGACGAGTGCTTTGAGAGACCATGAGTCTCCAAGTGTTTTTGCTTCAGAAGAGAACTCTTCATTATTTGATGAAGAGTTAGTTGGTTTCGAGGATGAGGCACAAACCATAGTTGCAAAGCTAATTAAGGGACCAGCGGAGCTTGACATCATTTCAATTGTTGGTATGCCTGCTCTGGAAAAACAACGTTTGCCAAGAAAGTGTTCAATGATGAAAGTGTTTCTCAGCACTTCCAG GAGAATGGATGAGGAGcaacaactagctcatgagCTGAAAAAAAGATTACAGAGGAGGAGGTACCTCATTGTTACAGACGACATGTGGAAGACTGATGTGTGGGATGATTTTAAGATGTGTTTTCCAGATAACAACAACGGAAGCAGAATTATCATGACAACCCGCTTTAACGAAGTTGCTCTGTATGCTAAACAATGCA ATAAATGTCAAGGACTGCCTCTCTTTATCATTTTGGTAGCAGGAATTCTTGGCAATATGGAGGTTAAACCAAACTGTAGGATAGAGGATAAAGCAAACAGCTGGAAACGTGTGACGGACAGTTTAAGTTCTAAGTTGGTTAGTGATAGAGAGCACAACTGGATGGACTTACTAGAACTGAGTTACAAGCATTTGCCTCATCACTTGAAATCTTGCTTCTTGTATTTTGgagcatttttggaggatcaaGAGATTCCAGTCTCAAAATTGATTATGTTGTGGATTTCTGAGGGGTTTGTACAAAAAGCTGAGTCAAAGAAACAAGAGGATATTGCAGAAGAATACTTGATGAATCTGATAAGTAGGAATCTAGTAATGGTTGCCAAAAGAAGATCCATAGGTGGGGTGAAATCATGTCGTGTTCATGATTTGTTACACAAGTTTTGCTTGGAAAAGGCAGAGGAAGAAAGCCTGTTGCACGTGACAACAAGTTTGAAGAACAAGTTCCTCCCTTTTCCTATAGTTATAATTACGGTTTTGATACTCATGATTTTGGTCCTCCAAAGACTCCAATATTACATGAGCAACGCAGGCTGCAACCAGTTTCCGGTTCTAGACTTCCTTAATCAGCTTGAATCTCTCAAAGTGTTATACGATGGCACAATTCTGAGTCCTTGTAAGTTTAGCTTCCCTTCAAATCTTAAGAAACTGACACTATCCAAATTTCGCCTCCCATGGAGTGAAATTTGTGCATTGGAAAATCTTGAGGTTCTTAAGTTAGCATTCAAAGCTTTTGAGGGGGATCAATGGGATGTGAATGATGGGTAG